The genomic segment ATGGCGAGCTCGAACGGCGACCTGATCGGCGAGGCGCGACGGATGGCCGAGGCGATCGGACGGCGCGCGGCGAGTGTCTCCGAGGCCCGCGAGCTGCTCGGCGTGCCCCGGCGCGCCGAGGCGGCGTGAGCGAGACGCACGCCGGCTCCCGCCCGCAGGGTGCCGGCGCGCTGTCGGACATCACCGTCCTCGACCTGACTCGGCTGCTCCCCGGTGGCTTCGCGTCGCTGATGCTCGCCGACCTCGGCGCCGACGTGATCAAGGTCGAGGACACGGGTGCGGGCGACTACGTGCGCTGGTCGCCGCCGTTCCACGGCGACGAGGACTCACCGAGCGGGACCCGCTCGGCGCTCTACCTCGGGCTCAACCGCGGCAAGCGCTCGATCCGCCTCGACCTCAAGTCCGACGCGGGCCGCGCGGCGATGCTCGAGCTCGTCGCGGAGGCGGACGTCGTGCTCGACGGCTTCCGCCCGGGGGTCATGGACCGGCTCGGGCTCGGCTACCAGACGCTCCGCGAGCGCAACCGGGGCATCGTCGTCTGCTCGATCACCGGCTACGGATCGGACGGCCCGAACGTTGCCCGCGCCGGTCACGACATCAACTACCTGTCGCTCAACGGGATGCTCGGACTCGCCGGCTCGCGCGACGGTGCCCCGACGCTCGCCGGCGGGCAGATCGCCGACGTCGGCGGCGGTGCCCTGTTCGCCGCGTTCGCCGTGATGGCGGCGCTGTGGGAGCGCCGTCGCTCCGGCGAGGGCCAGTTCATCGACGTCTCGATGACCGACGGCTCGCTGTCGTGGCTCGCGATGCAGGCGGCTGCGGTGCTCTGCGACGGGACGGATCTCGAGCGCGGCGCCGGTCCGCTCAACGGCGGCATCGCCTGTTACCTGACCTACGAGTGCGCCGACGGCTGGGTCGCGTGCGGTGCGCTCGAGCCGAAGTTCTGGGCGCGCTTCTGCGAGGGCACGGGGCACCCGGAGCTCGTCGCCGACCAGTTCGCGCCGACCGGGTCCGACGGCTGGCGCCGCGTCGCCGACGTCTTCGCCGGGCGCGCGCGCGAGGACTGGCGGCAGTTCAACGACGAGCACGACTGCTGCATCGAGCCCGTGCTCGGCCTCGCCGAGGCGCTCGACTCCGAGCTCGTCGCGGCGAGGGGGATGCGCGTGTCGATCGACCAGCCGGGCGTCGGCGAGGTCGAGATGCTCGGCAGCCCGCTGCGCCTGTCGCGGACGCCCGCGGACCCGACCCGTCCGGCGCCCGCGCTCGGAGCCGACACCCGCGCCGTCCTGATCGGCGCCGGCCTCTCCGAGGCGGACGTAGAGCGCCTGATCGCCGACGGCGCCGCGGCGACCGACGCCGAGGAGGCGGGCGGGAGCTTCCTCGGATGACCGACGCGCGCACCGAGGCATCCGAGCAGTCCGGCGTCGCCCCCGAGGAGCTGCTCAAGATCAGCCAGGTCGCCGAGCTCTCGGGCGTCCCCGTCGCGACGATCCGCCACTACCTGCGCGAGGGGCTGCTCCCCGAACCGGTCAAGACGTC from the Thermoleophilia bacterium SCSIO 60948 genome contains:
- a CDS encoding CoA transferase — encoded protein: MSETHAGSRPQGAGALSDITVLDLTRLLPGGFASLMLADLGADVIKVEDTGAGDYVRWSPPFHGDEDSPSGTRSALYLGLNRGKRSIRLDLKSDAGRAAMLELVAEADVVLDGFRPGVMDRLGLGYQTLRERNRGIVVCSITGYGSDGPNVARAGHDINYLSLNGMLGLAGSRDGAPTLAGGQIADVGGGALFAAFAVMAALWERRRSGEGQFIDVSMTDGSLSWLAMQAAAVLCDGTDLERGAGPLNGGIACYLTYECADGWVACGALEPKFWARFCEGTGHPELVADQFAPTGSDGWRRVADVFAGRAREDWRQFNDEHDCCIEPVLGLAEALDSELVAARGMRVSIDQPGVGEVEMLGSPLRLSRTPADPTRPAPALGADTRAVLIGAGLSEADVERLIADGAAATDAEEAGGSFLG